A genomic segment from Tuwongella immobilis encodes:
- a CDS encoding FHA domain-containing protein: protein MSIRLQVIEGPHKDKFFDFRSHDLFLVGRSTRAHFSLPASDPFISRFHFVLELNDPLCRLVDLDSRNGTFVNGQKIQVADLFHGDEIRIGQTLFRLDTSLKTPASHLQWNQAAQAAQAAMSKSQPDSGALAAHHSASKTGASDAAQPTLPPDPVTLNDSTIETLLQLQSMYWIHDCPLSIERMIDRWPFLATNSEYLVDLMYNEFVQREKRGDSPNAEEYAQRFPQVRTAWMRQIEFHAAFQSTMMGMDTSTIPDHPHKQFPAVPGYRILREEPSANSNVRRYLATNSSNNHPVSILLITPVGKIPRERVVSTLQRIAAYRQIQHPNLLALLGVMQLEQRIALIRETVPNPLSVARLISRDGPLPPSVAVAWTLPILQALSIAHVLDLPHGGITLDQLLFANGDPRNPLLLAEFGLFPILELTHSSGMSTLDGETIHRNLIAPECIHRFTERTPEMDQYAIASCLYEMICGQPVTPRDGPLNAQLLQMIQSDPLPLAQRVSRIPVGLSDSIMRALSRHPEHRYRTIGDFLRALEPFADAVADDSVVPVTTSGRPLGYSSVNPTDPIPPQPTEKPSGNR, encoded by the coding sequence ATGTCGATCCGCCTTCAAGTGATCGAAGGTCCGCACAAAGACAAGTTCTTTGACTTCCGCTCGCATGACCTGTTCCTGGTCGGGCGATCGACGCGGGCCCATTTCTCGCTTCCCGCTTCCGATCCGTTTATCTCGCGCTTCCATTTTGTGCTGGAACTCAACGATCCGCTCTGCCGATTGGTCGATCTCGACAGCCGGAATGGAACCTTTGTCAACGGCCAGAAGATCCAAGTTGCCGATCTATTCCATGGCGATGAGATCCGCATTGGTCAAACACTATTCCGACTGGATACCAGTCTGAAGACCCCCGCGTCGCATCTGCAATGGAACCAAGCCGCCCAAGCCGCCCAAGCTGCCATGTCCAAGTCGCAACCCGATTCTGGGGCGTTGGCGGCACACCATTCCGCATCCAAGACGGGAGCAAGCGATGCTGCGCAGCCCACCTTGCCACCTGACCCGGTCACATTGAATGATTCCACGATCGAGACATTGCTTCAGCTGCAAAGCATGTACTGGATTCACGATTGCCCCCTTTCGATCGAACGCATGATCGATCGCTGGCCGTTTTTGGCCACGAATTCGGAGTATCTCGTCGATCTGATGTATAACGAATTCGTCCAACGGGAGAAACGCGGCGACTCGCCCAATGCCGAGGAGTACGCCCAGCGATTCCCGCAAGTGCGAACCGCCTGGATGCGGCAAATCGAATTCCACGCCGCCTTCCAAAGTACCATGATGGGCATGGACACCAGCACCATCCCCGACCATCCGCACAAGCAGTTTCCGGCAGTGCCCGGCTACCGCATCCTCCGGGAAGAACCTTCCGCAAACTCCAATGTTCGCCGCTATCTCGCAACGAATTCCAGCAATAATCACCCGGTTTCGATCCTGCTGATTACCCCCGTTGGGAAGATCCCTCGAGAGCGGGTGGTGAGCACGTTGCAGCGAATCGCCGCCTATCGGCAGATCCAGCATCCCAACCTGTTGGCGTTACTGGGCGTGATGCAACTGGAACAACGCATCGCCTTGATCCGAGAGACGGTCCCGAATCCGCTCTCGGTTGCCCGCCTCATCTCCCGAGATGGCCCGCTGCCGCCGTCGGTTGCTGTGGCGTGGACTCTGCCGATCCTGCAAGCGTTATCCATCGCCCATGTCTTGGATCTTCCGCATGGTGGAATCACGCTCGATCAATTGCTGTTTGCCAATGGTGATCCGCGTAACCCGTTACTGTTAGCCGAGTTCGGTCTGTTCCCGATCTTGGAACTGACGCATTCGTCGGGAATGTCCACACTCGATGGCGAAACCATTCATCGCAATTTGATCGCTCCCGAGTGCATTCATCGCTTCACCGAGCGCACCCCAGAGATGGATCAATATGCGATCGCATCCTGTTTGTACGAAATGATTTGCGGCCAACCGGTGACACCACGCGACGGTCCGCTGAATGCACAGTTGTTGCAGATGATTCAAAGCGATCCGCTACCGTTAGCTCAACGAGTTTCTCGGATTCCGGTTGGATTGTCCGACAGCATCATGCGAGCACTCTCACGACATCCCGAACATCGCTACCGGACCATCGGCGATTTTCTGCGAGCGTTGGAGCCATTTGCCGATGCGGTTGCCGATGATTCGGTGGTGCCCGTGACCACGTCGGGTAGGCCGCTGGGATATTCCAGTGTCAATCCGACCGATCCAATCCCCCCTCAACCGACTGAGAAGCCGTCAGGAAATCGATGA
- a CDS encoding DUF1570 domain-containing protein — translation MAGSFLHIRRWLLVPALATTMGCSVLRTSDGPRLDPPAMLPSTPEAPPAPLGVKPKKSPVTAPARDVYRFSQFVFYSDFELDRSSPLFAELEELRDQVFRELALPPSNTVVQVFLFEDFGKYRDYMQSRYPELPRRRAFFISQPRANGGADDLLVYTYWGDHIRQDLRHELTHALLHSVLREVPLWLDEGLAEYFELPPNFQHVNRNHLDDMRRDEFRPNLPRLEGLTQVDQMKQPEYREAWAWVHWMLRGSPEGRAELLTYLQQLRHVPGPGPLAPRLASVFANPGQALNQHLARLIVGQPMPATATTMGTGGNPPPLTPVGSVGQPVSNNARNR, via the coding sequence ATGGCGGGATCTTTCCTGCATATTCGTCGATGGCTGCTGGTTCCGGCTTTGGCCACGACCATGGGCTGTTCGGTGCTTCGCACCTCCGATGGGCCACGACTCGACCCACCGGCGATGCTCCCTTCCACTCCCGAGGCTCCGCCCGCGCCGTTGGGCGTGAAACCCAAGAAATCACCGGTCACAGCGCCAGCCCGCGATGTCTACCGATTCTCGCAGTTTGTGTTTTACAGCGACTTTGAACTGGATCGCAGTTCGCCGTTGTTCGCAGAATTGGAAGAACTCCGCGATCAAGTCTTTCGGGAACTCGCGCTCCCGCCATCGAACACCGTAGTGCAAGTCTTTCTGTTCGAAGACTTTGGGAAATACCGCGACTACATGCAATCGCGGTATCCCGAATTGCCCCGCCGACGAGCGTTCTTCATCTCGCAACCGCGTGCCAATGGTGGCGCGGATGATCTGCTCGTGTATACCTACTGGGGCGATCATATTCGTCAGGATTTGCGGCATGAGTTGACCCATGCGCTGCTGCATAGCGTGCTGCGGGAAGTTCCGCTGTGGCTGGATGAAGGCTTGGCCGAATATTTCGAACTTCCACCGAACTTCCAGCATGTCAATCGCAACCATTTGGACGACATGCGACGTGATGAATTCCGCCCGAATCTTCCGCGGCTAGAAGGTCTTACGCAAGTCGATCAGATGAAGCAGCCGGAATATCGCGAAGCCTGGGCATGGGTGCATTGGATGCTTCGTGGCAGCCCCGAAGGTCGGGCGGAACTGCTGACCTATTTGCAGCAATTGCGACACGTTCCGGGGCCGGGACCGCTCGCGCCACGCCTCGCATCGGTGTTCGCCAATCCCGGTCAGGCGCTGAATCAACACTTGGCCCGCCTGATTGTTGGGCAGCCGATGCCAGCGACTGCCACAACCATGGGCACCGGGGGCAATCCCCCGCCATTGACCCCGGTTGGGAGCGTTGGTCAGCCGGTCTCCAACAATGCCCGAAATCGTTAA
- a CDS encoding DUF1501 domain-containing protein codes for MQPLHRRHLLQLGGTMLGGMTLPGLLQAESIQPRSRRATAKSVVYLHQFGGPSQYETFDMKPDAPAEIRGSFKPISSSVPGTFVCEMLPRLAKLAHRYTLIRSVQHTMKNHNSAAYVSLSGYTPPVDDIRLRDTLDLFPAFGSVVDHLSPARPGVPSFVSYPYVLRDGSITPGQHASFLGKKHNPLFFTQDPNSPDFRLPELTLPQHLTLDRLESRTQVMRLLDEQSKLLETSALAQGMDESVQRAVSMLTSPGLRKAFDLSSEPAALRDRYGRTTYGQSCLLARRLVEAGAKFLNVYLSPSIGGTSGWDTHGFNNQPMDPILKKHLLPLTDQAVSAFLEDLDDRGLLDSTLVVWMGEFGRTPRINKLAGRDHWPQCYTVLLAGGGTKPGMVYGSSDKQGAYPASGLVTPGDIAASMFEALGIASDTHIRDRLNRPFPIANGKPILDVFA; via the coding sequence ATGCAACCGCTTCATCGACGGCATCTCTTGCAACTCGGCGGCACCATGCTGGGCGGCATGACGCTCCCCGGCCTGCTGCAGGCGGAGAGCATTCAGCCACGCTCCCGCCGCGCCACCGCCAAATCAGTGGTTTACCTCCATCAATTTGGCGGTCCTTCGCAGTACGAAACATTCGATATGAAGCCGGATGCCCCGGCAGAAATTCGCGGTAGTTTCAAACCCATTTCGTCGAGTGTTCCCGGCACTTTCGTCTGTGAGATGCTGCCGCGCCTGGCAAAACTCGCCCATCGCTACACACTCATTCGCAGTGTGCAGCACACGATGAAGAATCACAACTCGGCTGCCTATGTCAGCCTGAGCGGATACACCCCGCCAGTCGATGATATTCGACTTCGGGATACGCTTGATCTGTTCCCCGCGTTTGGTTCGGTGGTCGATCATTTGTCTCCGGCCCGGCCCGGTGTGCCGAGCTTTGTCTCATACCCGTATGTCCTTCGGGATGGATCGATCACTCCCGGCCAACATGCGAGTTTCTTGGGCAAGAAGCATAATCCGCTGTTTTTCACGCAAGATCCGAATTCACCCGATTTCCGCCTGCCGGAATTGACACTCCCCCAGCACTTGACCTTGGATCGGTTGGAATCGCGCACGCAGGTCATGCGCCTGCTCGACGAGCAATCGAAGCTGCTGGAGACCTCCGCGCTGGCCCAGGGGATGGACGAATCGGTTCAGCGAGCCGTGTCGATGCTCACCTCGCCGGGGCTACGAAAGGCGTTTGATCTTTCCAGCGAGCCGGCTGCGCTCCGCGATCGCTACGGTCGCACCACCTATGGCCAATCGTGTCTGTTGGCCCGGCGATTGGTGGAAGCGGGAGCAAAATTTCTGAATGTCTACTTATCCCCAAGTATCGGTGGCACCAGCGGTTGGGATACGCACGGGTTCAACAATCAACCCATGGACCCGATTCTGAAGAAGCATTTGCTCCCGCTCACCGATCAAGCCGTTTCCGCATTTTTGGAAGATTTGGATGACCGCGGCTTGCTCGATTCGACATTAGTTGTCTGGATGGGTGAATTTGGACGGACGCCGCGCATCAACAAACTGGCGGGCCGCGATCACTGGCCGCAGTGCTACACCGTTTTACTGGCAGGTGGTGGAACGAAGCCGGGAATGGTCTACGGATCATCGGACAAACAAGGTGCCTACCCTGCCAGCGGCTTGGTCACCCCCGGCGACATTGCCGCAAGCATGTTCGAAGCGCTGGGCATCGCTTCGGATACGCATATCCGAGATCGCCTGAATCGGCCGTTTCCAATTGCGAATGGCAAGCCGATTTTGGATGTCTTCGCTTAA
- a CDS encoding M28 family peptidase, producing MMRLAAWIRTGAVAILGVGFASTLMADSSPDPISLMKKDLTYLAGDECEGRGVETQGINKAADYIAAKFKDLGLKPGGVDGTYFQPFPIAGNTVLGKTNTLTVRSPKGETTELKRGTDFEVMGLSGSGKLNADVVLAGFGITLPESKYDDLAGLDVAGKVVLVLRKVPGAGTDKALVDNGNPAASFVAKLQALAEKKPAAVIFVNDLSSIDKNDPLVPFNTLLGAGRSLNFPVLFLKRATVDQMLKSLGKPDLKQYETQITESKKPNSLALTGWKLGIETEVTRQDIQAKNILGVLEGSGPLKDQTIIIGAHYDHLGYGERGSLARSAEDRKKIHYGADDNGSGTTTVLELARRFAGMKDRQGRRIVFMLFSGEERGLLGSAYYCQKQPLFPLESTASMLNLDMVGRLRDDKIQVWGTGSSPGFDSLFEKLNKDFGFKAQKIPSGGGPSDHASFNGKNIPVFFLFTDLHDQYHRPTDTVDTINFEGMAKIANFSERLATELATMPERPVFAKTGSAPRPGGRPSVPSIKFAPGSYAEDDKGVLVGDVREGGPAAKAGLKGGDFIVGIAGKPVKNMEDYMTVMATQKAGKEVEFTVQRDKKTLKLKVTPE from the coding sequence ATGATGCGATTGGCTGCCTGGATTCGCACGGGGGCAGTTGCCATTCTCGGAGTGGGCTTCGCTTCCACTCTGATGGCCGATAGTTCCCCCGATCCCATCTCGCTAATGAAGAAGGACCTGACCTACCTGGCCGGGGATGAATGTGAAGGCCGCGGGGTAGAAACGCAGGGGATCAATAAAGCGGCCGATTACATCGCGGCCAAGTTCAAAGACTTGGGCCTGAAGCCCGGCGGTGTGGACGGGACGTATTTTCAGCCATTTCCCATTGCGGGCAATACGGTTCTGGGCAAAACCAACACGCTCACCGTGCGCTCTCCCAAGGGCGAAACGACCGAACTGAAGCGCGGCACCGATTTCGAGGTGATGGGCCTTTCCGGTAGCGGGAAGCTCAACGCCGATGTCGTGCTGGCGGGATTCGGGATTACCCTTCCCGAATCGAAATACGATGACCTTGCTGGGTTGGATGTGGCAGGCAAAGTCGTGCTGGTGCTGCGGAAAGTTCCCGGCGCGGGGACAGACAAGGCGCTGGTGGATAACGGCAATCCCGCCGCATCATTCGTCGCGAAGCTGCAAGCCTTGGCCGAGAAGAAGCCCGCCGCCGTCATTTTCGTCAACGATCTTTCCAGCATTGATAAAAACGACCCGCTGGTCCCGTTCAACACCCTCTTGGGCGCGGGCCGATCGCTGAATTTCCCCGTGCTGTTCTTGAAGCGGGCCACCGTCGATCAGATGCTGAAGTCGCTGGGCAAACCCGATTTGAAGCAATACGAAACGCAAATCACGGAAAGCAAGAAGCCGAACAGTCTGGCGCTGACCGGCTGGAAACTGGGCATCGAAACCGAAGTGACTCGCCAAGACATCCAAGCCAAGAACATTCTCGGCGTGCTGGAAGGTAGCGGGCCACTGAAAGATCAAACGATCATCATTGGCGCACACTATGACCATCTCGGCTACGGGGAGCGTGGTTCGCTAGCTCGTTCTGCCGAAGATCGCAAGAAGATCCATTACGGCGCGGATGACAACGGCTCGGGTACCACCACCGTGCTGGAACTCGCGCGCCGATTCGCGGGCATGAAGGACCGCCAAGGCCGCCGCATCGTGTTCATGCTGTTCAGCGGCGAAGAACGGGGATTGCTCGGATCGGCATACTACTGCCAGAAACAACCGCTGTTCCCCCTGGAATCGACCGCCAGCATGCTCAATCTGGACATGGTCGGACGATTGCGCGACGACAAGATTCAAGTGTGGGGCACCGGTTCCTCGCCGGGATTCGATTCCCTGTTCGAGAAACTCAACAAGGATTTCGGATTCAAAGCGCAGAAGATTCCGTCGGGTGGCGGGCCGAGCGATCACGCGTCGTTCAATGGCAAGAACATTCCGGTGTTCTTCCTCTTCACCGATTTGCACGATCAATATCACCGCCCAACCGACACGGTGGACACAATCAACTTCGAAGGGATGGCCAAGATTGCCAATTTCTCCGAACGATTGGCCACCGAACTCGCGACGATGCCGGAACGCCCGGTGTTCGCCAAGACCGGCAGCGCCCCGCGTCCGGGTGGCCGGCCGTCGGTGCCGTCGATCAAGTTCGCCCCCGGTAGCTATGCCGAAGATGACAAGGGCGTGCTGGTGGGCGACGTGCGTGAAGGTGGTCCTGCGGCCAAGGCCGGACTCAAGGGCGGCGATTTCATTGTCGGCATCGCCGGCAAGCCCGTGAAAAACATGGAAGATTACATGACCGTCATGGCCACCCAAAAGGCCGGCAAAGAAGTGGAATTTACCGTGCAGCGGGACAAGAAGACGCTGAAGCTGAAGGTGACTCCGGAGTAA
- a CDS encoding VTT domain-containing protein has product MEELLSQIRDVFLNLFNTPALMETLGKPEITVAAFIALAIIIFTETGLLIGFFLPGDSLLVTVGIVAWGSGWNVPLLLVILSVAAIVGDSVGYAIGRRAGPRLFQRPESFFFRPKYLEMAQAFYEKHGGKTIILARFVPIVRTFAPVVAGIGKMDYRRFVLFNIVGGIGWVVSMILVGYLITPVLQAPLQRVFGADFQIQKHLEKVILLVIFLSILPGLIPVAKSYLASKRRPVGTPELPPVTATGKPEENQV; this is encoded by the coding sequence ATGGAAGAACTGCTGTCACAGATTCGTGACGTATTCCTGAATCTGTTCAATACGCCTGCCTTGATGGAGACATTGGGCAAGCCAGAAATCACCGTGGCGGCCTTCATCGCCTTAGCGATCATCATTTTCACGGAAACGGGCCTCCTGATCGGCTTCTTTCTGCCCGGCGATTCGCTGCTCGTCACCGTGGGAATCGTTGCCTGGGGCAGTGGTTGGAATGTGCCGTTACTGCTGGTGATTCTGTCAGTTGCGGCGATTGTGGGTGACTCCGTGGGCTATGCAATTGGCCGTCGCGCGGGACCACGTTTGTTCCAACGACCCGAATCCTTCTTCTTCCGGCCGAAATATCTGGAAATGGCCCAAGCGTTCTACGAAAAGCATGGCGGCAAGACGATCATTCTCGCCCGCTTTGTGCCGATTGTGCGCACCTTTGCCCCGGTTGTTGCTGGCATCGGCAAGATGGATTATCGCCGATTTGTGCTGTTCAACATCGTCGGTGGAATCGGCTGGGTGGTGAGCATGATTTTGGTGGGTTACCTCATCACTCCCGTGCTGCAAGCCCCGCTCCAACGGGTGTTTGGGGCAGATTTCCAAATTCAGAAGCACTTGGAAAAGGTGATTCTGCTGGTCATCTTTCTGTCAATCCTTCCGGGGTTGATCCCAGTGGCGAAGAGCTACTTGGCGTCGAAGCGTCGCCCAGTGGGAACTCCCGAGCTGCCTCCGGTGACTGCGACTGGAAAACCGGAAGAAAATCAAGTCTGA
- the ribD gene encoding bifunctional diaminohydroxyphosphoribosylaminopyrimidine deaminase/5-amino-6-(5-phosphoribosylamino)uracil reductase RibD has protein sequence MTALNSHESWMRRALELAARGEGAVEPNPMVGAVVVRDGVCVGEGYHQRYGGPHAEVHALRAAGEFARGATLYVTLEPCCHFGKTPPCTDAVLQSGIAEVIVAMPDPFPAVAGGGLDILRREGLRVVTGVCRPEAERLNSPYLKRLRTGHPYVIAKWAMTLDGKLAAHTGHSQWISGPESRAMVHHLRGRVDGILVGLGTLLADDPHLVARPASADESPLRIATRIVLTRSGNLPPTAKLLSTIDDAPILILTAVTPDEQPALRVWQTAGAGIVTLPQLTIANALTELGNRRMTNLLVEGGSEILGAFFDAQAIDEVMVFIAPKLVGGRSAPTPIAGTGQPRIPELASLQAVRIDRLGDDCCVRGIISPP, from the coding sequence ATGACCGCGTTGAATTCGCATGAATCCTGGATGCGGCGTGCGTTGGAACTGGCCGCACGGGGCGAAGGGGCCGTGGAACCGAACCCCATGGTGGGGGCGGTGGTGGTTCGAGACGGGGTTTGTGTCGGCGAAGGCTACCACCAGCGCTATGGTGGGCCGCATGCCGAAGTGCACGCCCTTCGCGCTGCGGGTGAGTTCGCGCGCGGTGCCACGCTCTATGTCACGCTGGAACCGTGTTGCCATTTCGGGAAGACGCCCCCCTGCACCGACGCCGTTTTGCAATCCGGAATCGCGGAAGTCATTGTCGCCATGCCCGACCCGTTTCCCGCTGTCGCCGGTGGTGGGTTGGACATCCTTCGCCGGGAAGGATTGCGCGTGGTGACGGGAGTATGCCGACCCGAAGCCGAACGACTGAACTCCCCATATCTGAAGCGGTTACGAACCGGACATCCTTATGTGATTGCCAAATGGGCCATGACGCTGGACGGGAAACTGGCCGCGCACACGGGTCATTCGCAATGGATTTCCGGGCCGGAATCGCGTGCGATGGTGCATCACCTGCGTGGGCGTGTCGATGGCATTCTGGTGGGGTTGGGCACACTCTTGGCAGATGATCCCCACTTGGTCGCCCGGCCCGCATCGGCGGATGAGTCGCCATTGCGAATCGCCACCCGAATCGTGCTGACGCGCAGCGGCAACCTGCCGCCAACGGCGAAACTGCTCAGCACAATCGACGATGCCCCGATTCTCATTCTCACCGCCGTCACACCGGACGAACAACCGGCGCTCCGCGTGTGGCAAACCGCCGGGGCAGGCATCGTCACGTTGCCGCAACTCACGATTGCCAATGCCCTTACCGAGTTGGGCAACCGCCGCATGACCAATCTGCTGGTCGAAGGTGGCAGCGAAATCCTCGGCGCATTCTTCGATGCTCAAGCCATTGACGAAGTGATGGTCTTCATCGCCCCAAAACTGGTGGGCGGTCGCAGTGCCCCGACACCAATTGCCGGAACGGGTCAGCCGCGCATTCCCGAACTTGCATCGCTGCAAGCAGTTCGGATCGATCGCCTGGGTGACGATTGCTGCGTGCGTGGAATCATCTCACCCCCGTGA